TTTTTATTTGTTACTTCACATCTGCTGACCGGATTTTCCCATGTTTTATATCTTGGCCCCTACATACACAATCTTGGTTCCGCCCCCGACAAAGAATAATTGAAAGCACAAGTACAAACGGTTACTAGAGGCTCCAAAGAACGGTGCAAATTTATCCACCTTAAACTTAAGGAGTAAGTGAAGGGCTCTGGAACCTAGATGATGGTGTAAAAAAAAAAAAAAAAAAAAAAACCCAAAGTACTGTAATCAGTTCTATGACTTCTATCCCTCCCTATCATGTGTACTCAGATCGAAATAAATAAATAATAAGGACATGAATCTTATCTGATTTCATGTACTTGCAGAGTTGCAGAGCTAGCTGTGATTCAAGAGCACACATTTAAGTTGGAAGCAATTGCAATATATAATTGCGGGGCGTTGAGTTGGTATCTCTGATCGAATCTCTGACATATAATAAACATACTTGAATCGGGTTGGTTTAGAGCTTGAATTCATATACACCTAAACTAGGCTTTGGTCGGTAGCCAGTTAATTTTCCGGCGTCTACTTGCACATATATCATATGGCCGGGCACAAATACAGAGCTAAGCTAACGTGCAGTCCTTTTTCATTTGAATGTTTTCCAAACCTGTCTCACCTACCATAGCCAGCCTGACAAGTATTGAATTGATTTAAGTCTCTTCGATCGATCACTTGGCTCATCATCATGCCAGTAGTACTATATGTAATGGTCACTACTTGATACAATTAGCTTCTCATGCAGCAGAGGCAGCTACTGGTGCAGTAGTACGTACTACAGTTGAGCGACAGTTAACCCTATCAGATTCAGATATGGGGCTTCTGGGAATCTGGGTAACCTTTCTCATGACGCCTTGTGCATATTTCTTGGGGAGGAAATGGAATTTGCTAGACTTGGTCACAGCGGCGATGTTCGTCTCGATCCACGTCCTTGCTTTATTTGCGCCCTTTCATTTCAACTGGCATGCGTTTTTCCTCTTTGTGGCTCTCAGTTATGCCACCGGCTTGGGAATCACTCTGTCTTACCATAGAAACCTTGCGCACAGGAGTTTCAGGCTTCCCAAGTTTCTTGAGTACTTGTTTGCCTATATCGCCGTTCTTTCGGCTGAGGTAAGTACCTACCCATCTTTCCAGGGCTTCATGTCGAGCTAGTGTGCCATTTTAATTTGCTACTTTCTCTTCACGTATATATGCATGAACGTTTCCCTGCATGAGTTTATGGTTTAGGGTTTTGTAAATTGATATGTATTTACTTACTCGACTGTGGTTTTGCAGGGTAGTCCGATTGAGTGGGTGAGCACACACCGTTACCACCACCAGTATACTGATACAGAGAAAGATGCTCATAGTCCTCTCGAGGGTTTCTGGTTTAGTCACATGGGATGGATTCTCGACAGCAATAGGCGCTTTGGAAGAGTACGTACAGTAATCTCTCTCTCTCTCCCTATATATATATATATATATATATATATATTCAGGATTACTATATATACTTTCACAAGCTATTCCATGCATATACCAAGCAATTTTTCGTGCATCTTAACCTGTTTTACTACTCTTTATACTAAGTTGAGAAACTGAATAATTTGCAGTATGGAGGACTGAAGAATGTTGAAGACTTGAAAAGGCAGCCATTCTATAGGTTTCTTCATCATACGTTCCTTCTACACTCGTTTATTCTTGGAGGAATTCTATATGCCCTTGGTGGGTTTCCCTTCATCGTTTGGGGAATGGTACGTAAACTCTCTTTCTCTGCTTTTCGATCAAGCTAGAGAAATATTTATCCTCAAGAAGTCATTTGTTGCAGTTTCATCAAGAAATCCTTCAATTAAACTACATTATAAAGTACTAATGAATTAGATTATATTGTCAGGGAGTGAGGATGGTGCTTGTTTTCCACAGCACTTTGCTAGTAAATTCGGCTGGCCACACCTGGGGGTATCAAGCATGGAATACCGGTGATCTATCTAAGAACCTTTGGTGCGTACGTACATTATGAACGTTCCTAAATTAACTAAGTAATCAAGGTCGATCGATCGACTAGTATATATTGAGATTTTAGAATAATGATCTAACAATGTTATA
The window above is part of the Fragaria vesca subsp. vesca linkage group LG2, FraVesHawaii_1.0, whole genome shotgun sequence genome. Proteins encoded here:
- the LOC101312700 gene encoding palmitoyl-monogalactosyldiacylglycerol delta-7 desaturase, chloroplastic-like, with product MGLLGIWVTFLMTPCAYFLGRKWNLLDLVTAAMFVSIHVLALFAPFHFNWHAFFLFVALSYATGLGITLSYHRNLAHRSFRLPKFLEYLFAYIAVLSAEGSPIEWVSTHRYHHQYTDTEKDAHSPLEGFWFSHMGWILDSNRRFGRYGGLKNVEDLKRQPFYRFLHHTFLLHSFILGGILYALGGFPFIVWGMGVRMVLVFHSTLLVNSAGHTWGYQAWNTGDLSKNLWWLGWLAFGEGWHNNHHAFEYSARQGLEWWQIDFTWYIIKFLEALGLATDVKLPSEAHKKRKALETRTTRMASHHEISYED